One Candidatus Jidaibacter acanthamoeba DNA segment encodes these proteins:
- a CDS encoding ankyrin repeat domain-containing protein, with product MRMNEDTCTYTYPEQIKQEQQGYESLQAALNYKFKNIGLLIQALTRRAAVNLKDNETLEFIGDRALELAVTDIIMEKHQGYTEGTLNNILSSLVRNDGPLLDVAKRLEISEHMIPQGKVSDRRLADAMEAIIGAIFLDSGKDYAVIKGFIIRHWVSLNLDPEEVAFQAIGNKDIQLLKGLLKTGVNPNALISNKIGEEKWHLESYSLLYSAVAVGKKKIIKALLKAGADPNQEVIYKDNKAGVYTSFPLLSAINVYLKKRREGEGEEELINNHYDKIISLLINYNADINKVNNYGNSALHEAVTIEVRVVERLIHYRAKVNISNNIKQTPLHILAGRGDSDKKTAKTLIRAGANIDAVDKEGYTPLHFAIMKENIDIIKLLIKKGANVNRIDNTGRTALHILVYCNTS from the coding sequence AGGGTATGAAAGTTTACAAGCAGCATTAAATTATAAATTTAAAAATATAGGCCTGCTTATACAAGCTTTAACCAGAAGAGCTGCAGTTAACTTAAAAGATAATGAGACTTTAGAATTTATAGGAGATAGAGCTTTAGAATTAGCTGTAACGGATATAATAATGGAAAAACATCAGGGATATACTGAAGGAACCCTAAATAATATCTTATCAAGTCTTGTAAGGAATGATGGACCTTTGCTAGATGTAGCAAAAAGACTAGAGATAAGCGAACATATGATTCCACAAGGTAAAGTAAGTGATCGTAGGTTAGCAGATGCGATGGAGGCAATAATTGGGGCTATATTCTTAGATAGTGGAAAAGACTATGCCGTCATCAAGGGCTTTATAATAAGGCATTGGGTTTCGCTTAACTTAGACCCGGAAGAAGTTGCATTTCAAGCTATAGGAAATAAAGATATTCAATTACTTAAGGGGTTGCTTAAAACCGGAGTAAATCCTAATGCATTAATTAGCAATAAAATAGGAGAAGAGAAGTGGCACCTAGAAAGTTATTCACTTTTATATTCTGCTGTGGCAGTGGGCAAGAAAAAGATAATAAAAGCTTTATTAAAAGCAGGAGCTGATCCAAACCAAGAAGTAATTTATAAAGATAATAAAGCAGGAGTATATACATCTTTTCCGCTTCTATCGGCTATAAATGTATATTTAAAAAAGAGAAGAGAAGGAGAAGGAGAGGAAGAGTTAATTAATAACCATTATGATAAAATCATAAGTTTACTGATAAATTATAATGCAGATATTAATAAAGTAAATAATTATGGTAATTCAGCTTTACACGAAGCGGTTACTATAGAAGTCAGAGTTGTAGAGAGACTTATTCATTATAGGGCGAAAGTTAATATTTCTAATAACATAAAACAAACTCCGCTACATATTTTAGCCGGGAGGGGAGATAGTGATAAAAAAACTGCTAAAACGCTTATTAGAGCCGGTGCTAACATAGATGCGGTTGATAAGGAAGGGTATACTCCATTACATTTTGCAATAATGAAAGAAAACATAGATATAATAAAGTTACTAATAAAGAAAGGAGCCAATGTAAATAGAATTGATAATACAGGTAGAACAGCTCTTCATATATTAGTCTATTGTAATACATCTA